The following coding sequences are from one Delphinus delphis chromosome 19, mDelDel1.2, whole genome shotgun sequence window:
- the SRCIN1 gene encoding SRC kinase signaling inhibitor 1 isoform X2: MQPWQCLRRFALAWWERTAEGSARSSREEAGPRDPGGRGEPGLQRAAGGKPPGLCSLCLKSPDPERSSPPMLSADDAEYPREYRTLGGGGGGGGSGGRRFSNVGLVHTSERRHTVIAAQSLEALSGLQKADADRKRDAFMDHLKSKYPQHALALRSQQDRMREQVGGWTVDPVCLLSSLCSHLHGDSAPSGAGQPAQPNYWSFKTRSSRHTQGAQPGLADQAAKLSYASAESLETMSEAELPLGFSRMNRFRQSLPLSRSTSQTKLRSPGVLFLQFGEETRRVHITHEVSSLDTLHALIAHMFPQKLTMGMLKSPNTAILIKDEARNVFYELEDVRDIQDRSIIKIYRKEPLYAAFPGSHLTNGDLRREMVYASRESSPTRRLNNLSPAPHLASSSPPPGLPSGLPSGSPSRSRLSYAGGRPPSYAGSPVHHAAERLGSAPAAPGVSPSPSAILERRDVKPDEDLAGKAGGMVLVKGEGLYADPYGLLHEGRLSLAAAAGDPFAYPGAGGLYKRGSVRSLSTYSAAALQSDLEDSLYKAAAGGGPLYGDGYGFRLPPSSPQKLADVAAPPGGPPPPHSPYSGPPSRGSPVRQSFRKDSGSSSVFAESPGGKTRSTGGSSTAGVPPPELFPGPGERPLVGFGPPVPAKDTETRERMEAMEKQIASLTGLVQSALLRGSEPETPSEKIEGSNGAATPSAPCGSGSRSSGATPVSGPPPPSASSTPAGQPTAINRLQMQLHLRGLQNSTNDLRSQLQQLRKLQLQNLESLRALLKGTEAELSMRVSEAARRQEDPLQRQRTLVEEERLRYLNDEELITQQLNDLEKSVEKIQRDVSHNHRLVPGPELEEKALVLKQLGETLTELKAHFPGLQSKMRVVLRVEVEAVKFLKEEPQRLDGLLKRCRGVTDTLAQIRRQVDEGAWPPPSNLLNQSPKKVTAETDFNKSLDFEMPPPSPPLKLHEMSGQTEGAPPTPKAGNPTKGLDTPGKRSVDKAVSVEAAERDWEEKRAALTQYSAKDINRLLEETQAELLKAIPDLDCGSKAHPGPAPTPDHKPPKLPHGQKATPRTEPSGRRGSDELTVPRYRTEKPSKSPPPPPPRRSFPSSHGLTTTRTGEVVVTSKKDSAFIKKAESEELEVQKPQVKLRRAVSEVARPSSTPPIMASAVKDEDDEDRIIAELEVFERSSVSPLPPTPCRQPIPTLLFPQDPGPPGGSAPGPTWKAAAGRRPFCVPRIILTKCAPKPPSPPEARLEEPGLRTTPTPRPRTLAGSGRGWGNPRAPPGLMAEVSQPGNSSMLEKEGPALKRLGTGSYSPEKGGAGVPCSRGPAPDRTQEPSAAETYPEETLKDSGHDAQPCSGDCRGQHAAGLGCTGHGATTQRMDSLEETLRELEATLSQMGTAPAAGSPGSPPPPPPGPQVAASCPVLSSYLPAPVFRAGGSGRLQEHHASPLLPLAFSQPRPPPGSPVPGWVCRQSPWQAGKLACPGISPTSHGGDQGLSLCSVSVNRQIKFFPPSASPHSPPPLLSDSLCLCCFSACAALLGRPGPWGGSRGLDLSISRETSPPSSHSEEDVGLGLPVLLCLPL, encoded by the exons ATCCGGAGCGGAGCAGCCCCCCCATGCTCTCTGCAGACGATGCCGAGTACCCTCGGGAGTACCGGaccctggggggcgggggcggaggcggGGGCAGCGGGGGCCGGCGCTTCTCCAACGTGGGGCTGGTGCACACGTCGGAGCGGCGGCACACGGTGATCGCGGCCCAGAGCCTGGAGGCGCTCAGCGGGCTCCAGAAGGCCGATGCTGACCGCAAGCGCGATGCCTTCATGGACCACCTGAAGAGCAAGTACCCCCAGCACGCCCTAGCCCTGCGGAGTCAGCAAGACAGGATGCGGGAGCAG GTCGGCGGCTGGACCGTGGACCCCGTGTGCCTCCTCAGCTCCCTCTGCTCCCACCTCCATGGCGACTCCGCCCCCTCCGGGGCTGGCCAGCCGGCCCAG CCAAACTACTGGAGTTTCAAG ACCCGCAGCTCGCGCCACACTCAGGGAGCCCAGCCTGGGCTGGCAGACCAGGCGGCCAAGCTGTCGTACGCCTCCGCTGAGTCACTGGAGACCATGTCGGAGGCGGAGCTGCCCCTGGGCTTCAGTAGGATGAACCGCTTCCGACAGAGCCTGCCCCTCTCCCGCTCAACCAGCCAGACGAAGCTGCGCTCTCCAG GGGTGCTGTTCCTGCAGTTCGGGGAGGAGACTCGGCGCGTGCACATCACGCACGAGGTCAGCAGCCTGGACACGCTGCACGCACTCATCGCGCACATGTTCCCGCAGAAGCTCACCATGGGCATGCTGAAGTCGCCCAACACAGCCATCCTCATCAAGGACGAGGCTCGCAACGTCTTCTACGAGTTGGAGGACGTCCG gGACATCCAGGACCGCAGTATTATCAAGATCTATAGGAAGGAGCCACTCTACGCCGCTTTCCCTGGCTCACATCTCACCAACGGGGACCTCCGG AGAGAGATGGTGTATGCGTCGCGGGAGTCGTCGCCCACGCGGCGCCTCAACAACCTGTCGCCCGCGCCGCACCTGGCCTCCAGTTCGCCGCCGCCGGGGCTACCGTCGGGGCTGCCGTCGGGCTCGCCGTCGCGCTCGCGCCTATCGTACGCCGGGGGGCGCCCGCCCTCCTACGCCGGCAGCCCCGTGCACCACGCGGCCGAGCGGCTGGGAAGCGCCCCCGCCGCCCCGGGCGTTAGCCCGAGCCCCAGCGCCATCCTGGAGCGGCGCGATGTGAAGCCGGATGAGGACCTGGCGGGCAAGGCGGGCGGCATGGTGCTGGTGAAGGGCGAGGGCCTCTACGCCGACCCCTACGGGCTGCTCCACGAGGGCCGCCTGAGCCTGGCCGCGGCCGCCGGCGACCCATTCGCCTACCCGGGCGCCGGTGGCCTGTACAAGCGCGGCTCGGTGCGCTCACTCAGCACTTACTCGGCCGCTGCGCTGCAGTCCGACCTGGAGGACTCACTGTACAAGGCGGCGGCCGGAGGCGGCCCGCTCTACGGCGACGGCTACGGCTTCCGCCTGCCGCCCTCGTCGCCGCAGAAGCTGGCCGACGTGGCTGCGCCCCCCGGGGGCCCCCCACCGCCGCACAGCCCCTACTCGGGGCCGCCCAGCCGCGGCTCGCCGGTGCGCCAGTCCTTCCGCAAGGACTCAGGCTCTTCGTCTGTCTTCGCCGAGAGCCCCGGAGGCAAGACCCGCAGCACCGGGGGCTCCTCGACGGCTGGAGTCCCCCCTCCCGAGCTCTTCCCCGGGCCTGGGGAGCGCCCGCTCGTGGGGTTCGGGCCGCCTGTGCCAGCCAAGGACACGGAGACCAG GGAGCGCATGGAGGCCATGGAGAAGCAAATTGCTAGCCTCACTGGCCTGGTGCAGAGTGCCCTACTGCGAGGCTCGGAGCCAGAGACCCCCAG TGAGAAGATTGAAGGCTCCAATGGAGCAGCCACCCCCTCAGCAC CCTGCGGGTCAGGCAGCCGGAGCAGCGGGGCCACCCCAGTGTCCGGCCCTCCCCCGCCCTCGGCCAGCAGCACGCCTGCGGGGCAGCCCACTGCCATCAACCGTTTGCAGATGCAGCTACACCTGCGTGGCCTGCAGAACAGCACCAATGACCTGCGCAGCCAGCTTCAGCAATTGCGGAAGCTCCAG CTACAGAACCTGGAGTCTTTGCGCGCGCTGCTGAAGGGCACGGAGGCGGAGCTGAGCATGCGCGTGTCGGAGGCGGCGCGGCGGCAGGAGGACCCGCTGCAGCGGCAGCGCACCCTAGTGGAAGAGGAGCGGCTGCGCTACCTCAACGACGAGGAGCTCATTACCCAGCAGCTCAA TGACCTGGAGAAGTCGGTGGAGAAGATCCAGAGGGACGTGTCCCACAACCACCGACTGGTGCCTGGGCCCGAGCTGGAAGAGAAGGCGCTGGTGCTGAAGCAGCTCGGGGAGACGCTGACTGAACTCAAGG cTCACTTCCCAGGCCTGCAGAGCAAGATGCGGGTAGTGCTGCGTGTGGAGGTGGAGGCAGTGAAGTTCCTGAAGGAGGAGCCACAGCGCCTGGATGGGCTACTCAAGCGCTGCCGTGGGGTCACAGACACGCTGGCCCAGATCCGAAG GCAAGTGGACGAAGGTGCGTGGCCACCCCCCAGCAACCTCCTGAATCAGTCCCCCAAGAAGGTTACAGCCGAGACTGACTTCAACAAGAGCTTGGACTTTGAAATGCCACCCCCCAGCCCTCCACTGAAGCTCCATGAGATGAGCGGGCAAACCGAGGGGGCCCCTCCGACCCCGAAGGCGGGCAACCCCACCAAAGGCCTGGACACTCCTGGCAAGAGAAGCGTGGACAAGGCTGTGTCTGTTGAG GCTGCCGAGCGGGACTGGGAGGAAAAGCGGGCAGCCCTGACCCAGTACAGCGCCAAGGACATCAACCGGCTTCTGGAGGAGACACAGGCAGAGCTGCTGAAGGCCATCCCTGACCTGGACTGTGGGAGCAAGGCCCACCCAggcccagcccccacccctgaCCACAAGCCCCCCAAGCTGCCCCACGGTCAGAAGGCAACCCCCCGAACGGAGCCTAGTGGAAGGAGAGGCTCAG ATGAGCTGACAGTGCCCCGATACCGCACGGAGAAGCCCTCCAAGtcgcccccgccgccccctccccgccggaGCTTCCCCTCCTCCCATGGCCTGACCACCACGCGCACTGGAGAGGTCGTGGTCACCAGCAAGAAGGACTCGGCCTTCATCAAG AAGGCCGAGTCTGAGGAGCTGGAGGTGCAGAAGCCCCAGGTAAAGCTGCGCCGAGCCGTGTCCGAGGTGGCCCGCCCGTCCTCCACGCCCCCCATCATGGCCTCTGCTGTCAAGGATGAGGACGACGAGGACCGCATCATCGCAGAGCTGGAG GTGTTTGAGAGAAGCTCagtgtctcccctcccccccacgcCCTGCCGCCAGCCGATCCCCACCTTGCTGTTCCCCCAGGACCCGGGGCCTCCTGGGGGCTCAGCCCCGGGCCCCACGTGGAAG GctgccgcaggccgcaggccctTCTGCGTCCCCCGGATCATCTTGACAAAGTGTGCCCCCAAACCTCCTTCTCCACCAGAGGCCAGGCTTGAGGAACCCGGCCTCAGGACAACCCCTACCCCACGACCCCGGACCCTGGCTGGCAGCGGGAGGGGCTGGGGTAATCCACGGGCCCCGCCAGGGCTAATGGCTGAGGTTTCCCAGCCCGGGAACAGCTCGATGCTGGAGAAGGAAGGGCCGGCTCTGAAGAGACTGGGGACAGGGAGCTACAGCCCAGAAAAGGGAGGAGCTGGGGTCCCCTGTTCTCGGGGACCTGCCCCAGACAGGACCCAGGAGCCCTCCGCTGCCGAGACCTACCCAGAGGAGACCCTCAAGGACTCTGGACACGACGCCCAACCCTGCAGCGGGGACTGCAGGGGTCAGCATGCTGCTGGCCTGGGCTGCACGGGGCACGGTGCCACCACCCAGCGGATGGACAGCCTGGAGGAGACGCTCCGGGAGCTGGAAGCCACCCTGAGCCAGATGGGCACGGCCCCTGCCGCGGGATCCCctggcagccccccacccccgccccctggtCCCCAGGTGGCTGCCTCCTGCCCCGTCCTCTCCTCTTATCTTCCTGCTCCAGTCTTCAGAGCTGGAGGGAGTGGGAGGCTGCAGGAGCACCacgccagccccctcctcccactgGCCTTCTCTCAGCCCCGCCCCCCTCCTGGGAGCCCGGTGCCAGGCTGGGTTTGCAGGCAGAGCCCCTGGCAGGCTGGGAAGCTGGCCTGCCCAGGGATCAGCCCAACCAGCCATGGTGGGGACCAgggcctctccctctgctctgTATCTGTAAACCGACAAATAAAGTTCTTTCCCCCTTCTGCATCCCCacactcccctcctcctctcctgtctgactctctctgtctctgctgttTCTCTGCCTGCGCCGCCCTTCTGGGCAGGCCTGGTCCCTGGGGTGGTTCAAGGGGGCTGGACTTGTCCATCTCTAGGGAGACTTCGCCCCCATCCTCCCATTCAGAGGAAGatgtgggcctggggctgccagtCCTACTTTGTCTGCCATTATAA
- the SRCIN1 gene encoding SRC kinase signaling inhibitor 1 isoform X3, which yields MQPWQCLRRFALAWWERTAEGSARSSREEAGPRDPGGRGEPGLQRAAGGKPPGLCSLCLKSPDPERSSPPMLSADDAEYPREYRTLGGGGGGGGSGGRRFSNVGLVHTSERRHTVIAAQSLEALSGLQKADADRKRDAFMDHLKSKYPQHALALRSQQDRMREQVGGWTVDPVCLLSSLCSHLHGDSAPSGAGQPAQTRSSRHTQGAQPGLADQAAKLSYASAESLETMSEAELPLGFSRMNRFRQSLPLSRSTSQTKLRSPGVLFLQFGEETRRVHITHEVSSLDTLHALIAHMFPQKLTMGMLKSPNTAILIKDEARNVFYELEDVRDIQDRSIIKIYRKEPLYAAFPGSHLTNGDLRREMVYASRESSPTRRLNNLSPAPHLASSSPPPGLPSGLPSGSPSRSRLSYAGGRPPSYAGSPVHHAAERLGSAPAAPGVSPSPSAILERRDVKPDEDLAGKAGGMVLVKGEGLYADPYGLLHEGRLSLAAAAGDPFAYPGAGGLYKRGSVRSLSTYSAAALQSDLEDSLYKAAAGGGPLYGDGYGFRLPPSSPQKLADVAAPPGGPPPPHSPYSGPPSRGSPVRQSFRKDSGSSSVFAESPGGKTRSTGGSSTAGVPPPELFPGPGERPLVGFGPPVPAKDTETRERMEAMEKQIASLTGLVQSALLRGSEPETPSEKIEGSNGAATPSAPCGSGSRSSGATPVSGPPPPSASSTPAGQPTAINRLQMQLHLRGLQNSTNDLRSQLQQLRKLQLQNLESLRALLKGTEAELSMRVSEAARRQEDPLQRQRTLVEEERLRYLNDEELITQQLNDLEKSVEKIQRDVSHNHRLVPGPELEEKALVLKQLGETLTELKAHFPGLQSKMRVVLRVEVEAVKFLKEEPQRLDGLLKRCRGVTDTLAQIRRQVDEGAWPPPSNLLNQSPKKVTAETDFNKSLDFEMPPPSPPLKLHEMSGQTEGAPPTPKAGNPTKGLDTPGKRSVDKAVSVEAAERDWEEKRAALTQYSAKDINRLLEETQAELLKAIPDLDCGSKAHPGPAPTPDHKPPKLPHGQKATPRTEPSGRRGSDELTVPRYRTEKPSKSPPPPPPRRSFPSSHGLTTTRTGEVVVTSKKDSAFIKKAESEELEVQKPQVKLRRAVSEVARPSSTPPIMASAVKDEDDEDRIIAELEVFERSSVSPLPPTPCRQPIPTLLFPQDPGPPGGSAPGPTWKAAAGRRPFCVPRIILTKCAPKPPSPPEARLEEPGLRTTPTPRPRTLAGSGRGWGNPRAPPGLMAEVSQPGNSSMLEKEGPALKRLGTGSYSPEKGGAGVPCSRGPAPDRTQEPSAAETYPEETLKDSGHDAQPCSGDCRGQHAAGLGCTGHGATTQRMDSLEETLRELEATLSQMGTAPAAGSPGSPPPPPPGPQVAASCPVLSSYLPAPVFRAGGSGRLQEHHASPLLPLAFSQPRPPPGSPVPGWVCRQSPWQAGKLACPGISPTSHGGDQGLSLCSVSVNRQIKFFPPSASPHSPPPLLSDSLCLCCFSACAALLGRPGPWGGSRGLDLSISRETSPPSSHSEEDVGLGLPVLLCLPL from the exons ATCCGGAGCGGAGCAGCCCCCCCATGCTCTCTGCAGACGATGCCGAGTACCCTCGGGAGTACCGGaccctggggggcgggggcggaggcggGGGCAGCGGGGGCCGGCGCTTCTCCAACGTGGGGCTGGTGCACACGTCGGAGCGGCGGCACACGGTGATCGCGGCCCAGAGCCTGGAGGCGCTCAGCGGGCTCCAGAAGGCCGATGCTGACCGCAAGCGCGATGCCTTCATGGACCACCTGAAGAGCAAGTACCCCCAGCACGCCCTAGCCCTGCGGAGTCAGCAAGACAGGATGCGGGAGCAG GTCGGCGGCTGGACCGTGGACCCCGTGTGCCTCCTCAGCTCCCTCTGCTCCCACCTCCATGGCGACTCCGCCCCCTCCGGGGCTGGCCAGCCGGCCCAG ACCCGCAGCTCGCGCCACACTCAGGGAGCCCAGCCTGGGCTGGCAGACCAGGCGGCCAAGCTGTCGTACGCCTCCGCTGAGTCACTGGAGACCATGTCGGAGGCGGAGCTGCCCCTGGGCTTCAGTAGGATGAACCGCTTCCGACAGAGCCTGCCCCTCTCCCGCTCAACCAGCCAGACGAAGCTGCGCTCTCCAG GGGTGCTGTTCCTGCAGTTCGGGGAGGAGACTCGGCGCGTGCACATCACGCACGAGGTCAGCAGCCTGGACACGCTGCACGCACTCATCGCGCACATGTTCCCGCAGAAGCTCACCATGGGCATGCTGAAGTCGCCCAACACAGCCATCCTCATCAAGGACGAGGCTCGCAACGTCTTCTACGAGTTGGAGGACGTCCG gGACATCCAGGACCGCAGTATTATCAAGATCTATAGGAAGGAGCCACTCTACGCCGCTTTCCCTGGCTCACATCTCACCAACGGGGACCTCCGG AGAGAGATGGTGTATGCGTCGCGGGAGTCGTCGCCCACGCGGCGCCTCAACAACCTGTCGCCCGCGCCGCACCTGGCCTCCAGTTCGCCGCCGCCGGGGCTACCGTCGGGGCTGCCGTCGGGCTCGCCGTCGCGCTCGCGCCTATCGTACGCCGGGGGGCGCCCGCCCTCCTACGCCGGCAGCCCCGTGCACCACGCGGCCGAGCGGCTGGGAAGCGCCCCCGCCGCCCCGGGCGTTAGCCCGAGCCCCAGCGCCATCCTGGAGCGGCGCGATGTGAAGCCGGATGAGGACCTGGCGGGCAAGGCGGGCGGCATGGTGCTGGTGAAGGGCGAGGGCCTCTACGCCGACCCCTACGGGCTGCTCCACGAGGGCCGCCTGAGCCTGGCCGCGGCCGCCGGCGACCCATTCGCCTACCCGGGCGCCGGTGGCCTGTACAAGCGCGGCTCGGTGCGCTCACTCAGCACTTACTCGGCCGCTGCGCTGCAGTCCGACCTGGAGGACTCACTGTACAAGGCGGCGGCCGGAGGCGGCCCGCTCTACGGCGACGGCTACGGCTTCCGCCTGCCGCCCTCGTCGCCGCAGAAGCTGGCCGACGTGGCTGCGCCCCCCGGGGGCCCCCCACCGCCGCACAGCCCCTACTCGGGGCCGCCCAGCCGCGGCTCGCCGGTGCGCCAGTCCTTCCGCAAGGACTCAGGCTCTTCGTCTGTCTTCGCCGAGAGCCCCGGAGGCAAGACCCGCAGCACCGGGGGCTCCTCGACGGCTGGAGTCCCCCCTCCCGAGCTCTTCCCCGGGCCTGGGGAGCGCCCGCTCGTGGGGTTCGGGCCGCCTGTGCCAGCCAAGGACACGGAGACCAG GGAGCGCATGGAGGCCATGGAGAAGCAAATTGCTAGCCTCACTGGCCTGGTGCAGAGTGCCCTACTGCGAGGCTCGGAGCCAGAGACCCCCAG TGAGAAGATTGAAGGCTCCAATGGAGCAGCCACCCCCTCAGCAC CCTGCGGGTCAGGCAGCCGGAGCAGCGGGGCCACCCCAGTGTCCGGCCCTCCCCCGCCCTCGGCCAGCAGCACGCCTGCGGGGCAGCCCACTGCCATCAACCGTTTGCAGATGCAGCTACACCTGCGTGGCCTGCAGAACAGCACCAATGACCTGCGCAGCCAGCTTCAGCAATTGCGGAAGCTCCAG CTACAGAACCTGGAGTCTTTGCGCGCGCTGCTGAAGGGCACGGAGGCGGAGCTGAGCATGCGCGTGTCGGAGGCGGCGCGGCGGCAGGAGGACCCGCTGCAGCGGCAGCGCACCCTAGTGGAAGAGGAGCGGCTGCGCTACCTCAACGACGAGGAGCTCATTACCCAGCAGCTCAA TGACCTGGAGAAGTCGGTGGAGAAGATCCAGAGGGACGTGTCCCACAACCACCGACTGGTGCCTGGGCCCGAGCTGGAAGAGAAGGCGCTGGTGCTGAAGCAGCTCGGGGAGACGCTGACTGAACTCAAGG cTCACTTCCCAGGCCTGCAGAGCAAGATGCGGGTAGTGCTGCGTGTGGAGGTGGAGGCAGTGAAGTTCCTGAAGGAGGAGCCACAGCGCCTGGATGGGCTACTCAAGCGCTGCCGTGGGGTCACAGACACGCTGGCCCAGATCCGAAG GCAAGTGGACGAAGGTGCGTGGCCACCCCCCAGCAACCTCCTGAATCAGTCCCCCAAGAAGGTTACAGCCGAGACTGACTTCAACAAGAGCTTGGACTTTGAAATGCCACCCCCCAGCCCTCCACTGAAGCTCCATGAGATGAGCGGGCAAACCGAGGGGGCCCCTCCGACCCCGAAGGCGGGCAACCCCACCAAAGGCCTGGACACTCCTGGCAAGAGAAGCGTGGACAAGGCTGTGTCTGTTGAG GCTGCCGAGCGGGACTGGGAGGAAAAGCGGGCAGCCCTGACCCAGTACAGCGCCAAGGACATCAACCGGCTTCTGGAGGAGACACAGGCAGAGCTGCTGAAGGCCATCCCTGACCTGGACTGTGGGAGCAAGGCCCACCCAggcccagcccccacccctgaCCACAAGCCCCCCAAGCTGCCCCACGGTCAGAAGGCAACCCCCCGAACGGAGCCTAGTGGAAGGAGAGGCTCAG ATGAGCTGACAGTGCCCCGATACCGCACGGAGAAGCCCTCCAAGtcgcccccgccgccccctccccgccggaGCTTCCCCTCCTCCCATGGCCTGACCACCACGCGCACTGGAGAGGTCGTGGTCACCAGCAAGAAGGACTCGGCCTTCATCAAG AAGGCCGAGTCTGAGGAGCTGGAGGTGCAGAAGCCCCAGGTAAAGCTGCGCCGAGCCGTGTCCGAGGTGGCCCGCCCGTCCTCCACGCCCCCCATCATGGCCTCTGCTGTCAAGGATGAGGACGACGAGGACCGCATCATCGCAGAGCTGGAG GTGTTTGAGAGAAGCTCagtgtctcccctcccccccacgcCCTGCCGCCAGCCGATCCCCACCTTGCTGTTCCCCCAGGACCCGGGGCCTCCTGGGGGCTCAGCCCCGGGCCCCACGTGGAAG GctgccgcaggccgcaggccctTCTGCGTCCCCCGGATCATCTTGACAAAGTGTGCCCCCAAACCTCCTTCTCCACCAGAGGCCAGGCTTGAGGAACCCGGCCTCAGGACAACCCCTACCCCACGACCCCGGACCCTGGCTGGCAGCGGGAGGGGCTGGGGTAATCCACGGGCCCCGCCAGGGCTAATGGCTGAGGTTTCCCAGCCCGGGAACAGCTCGATGCTGGAGAAGGAAGGGCCGGCTCTGAAGAGACTGGGGACAGGGAGCTACAGCCCAGAAAAGGGAGGAGCTGGGGTCCCCTGTTCTCGGGGACCTGCCCCAGACAGGACCCAGGAGCCCTCCGCTGCCGAGACCTACCCAGAGGAGACCCTCAAGGACTCTGGACACGACGCCCAACCCTGCAGCGGGGACTGCAGGGGTCAGCATGCTGCTGGCCTGGGCTGCACGGGGCACGGTGCCACCACCCAGCGGATGGACAGCCTGGAGGAGACGCTCCGGGAGCTGGAAGCCACCCTGAGCCAGATGGGCACGGCCCCTGCCGCGGGATCCCctggcagccccccacccccgccccctggtCCCCAGGTGGCTGCCTCCTGCCCCGTCCTCTCCTCTTATCTTCCTGCTCCAGTCTTCAGAGCTGGAGGGAGTGGGAGGCTGCAGGAGCACCacgccagccccctcctcccactgGCCTTCTCTCAGCCCCGCCCCCCTCCTGGGAGCCCGGTGCCAGGCTGGGTTTGCAGGCAGAGCCCCTGGCAGGCTGGGAAGCTGGCCTGCCCAGGGATCAGCCCAACCAGCCATGGTGGGGACCAgggcctctccctctgctctgTATCTGTAAACCGACAAATAAAGTTCTTTCCCCCTTCTGCATCCCCacactcccctcctcctctcctgtctgactctctctgtctctgctgttTCTCTGCCTGCGCCGCCCTTCTGGGCAGGCCTGGTCCCTGGGGTGGTTCAAGGGGGCTGGACTTGTCCATCTCTAGGGAGACTTCGCCCCCATCCTCCCATTCAGAGGAAGatgtgggcctggggctgccagtCCTACTTTGTCTGCCATTATAA